The Marinilongibacter aquaticus genome has a window encoding:
- a CDS encoding enoyl-CoA hydratase-related protein, with amino-acid sequence MPNEVLFEKIDTHIALVTLNRPEAYNAINAEVTHLMEDIVQQTEEDRDIRAVILTGAGEKAFSAGADLKLIAAGKGHLLHSETNGFGGFVYAQRSKPWIAAVDGFALAGGTEFCLACDMIVASEKSKFGLPEVTKGLIAGAGGLFRLPQVIPQKIALELICTGDMLNADRAFALGLVNHLTSSEEVLPKAREIAEKIAANSPNSIRESLHFIKTQLDKPEKEIIAASNVLFDRILKSEDAQEGTLSFVEKRKPNWH; translated from the coding sequence ATGCCCAACGAAGTACTTTTCGAGAAAATTGACACCCACATTGCCTTGGTTACCCTCAATCGGCCCGAAGCCTACAATGCCATCAATGCAGAAGTGACGCATTTGATGGAGGACATTGTACAACAAACGGAAGAAGATCGGGATATCCGTGCAGTCATTCTCACCGGAGCGGGCGAAAAGGCGTTTTCGGCAGGAGCCGATTTAAAACTCATCGCCGCAGGAAAAGGTCACTTACTGCACTCCGAAACAAACGGCTTTGGTGGTTTTGTCTATGCCCAACGCAGCAAACCTTGGATTGCCGCCGTAGATGGTTTCGCTTTGGCGGGCGGCACCGAGTTTTGTCTGGCCTGCGATATGATTGTGGCTTCCGAAAAGTCTAAGTTTGGCTTGCCCGAAGTGACAAAGGGCTTAATCGCCGGAGCAGGCGGACTTTTCCGTTTGCCTCAGGTTATTCCTCAAAAAATAGCTTTGGAACTGATTTGCACTGGCGATATGCTCAACGCCGACCGGGCTTTTGCCTTGGGCTTGGTCAATCACCTGACCAGTAGCGAAGAGGTTTTGCCAAAAGCAAGAGAAATTGCCGAGAAAATTGCGGCCAATTCGCCAAACTCCATTCGAGAAAGTCTGCATTTCATAAAAACGCAATTGGACAAACCCGAAAAGGAGATAATTGCCGCTTCAAATGTACTTTTCGACCGTATTTTAAAATCTGAGGATGCCCAAGAAGGCACCCTATCTTTTGTTGAAAAACGCAAACCGAACTGGCATTAA
- a CDS encoding nuclear transport factor 2 family protein: protein MKKIIPVWTIIWILSACSPPQETPTSTTTDEIEDLASVEEAVEKLKVSLLEPTQENLAAIVLPDVTYGHSDGRVENWDAFSRVLLSGANDYKTVQISDQEVEMHGNAAWVRHTMDAQIGLAQGDIDVHLRVLMVWIKADGEWKLFARQAVKA from the coding sequence ATGAAGAAGATTATTCCGGTATGGACAATTATCTGGATACTCTCTGCCTGTTCGCCTCCTCAAGAGACTCCTACGTCTACAACTACCGATGAAATCGAAGACCTTGCCTCGGTCGAAGAGGCGGTAGAAAAACTGAAGGTCAGTTTGCTCGAACCTACGCAAGAAAACTTGGCCGCAATTGTGTTGCCCGACGTCACTTATGGACACTCCGATGGAAGAGTGGAAAACTGGGATGCGTTTTCCCGGGTGTTGTTGTCGGGAGCCAATGATTACAAAACTGTGCAGATATCGGATCAAGAAGTGGAGATGCATGGCAATGCGGCTTGGGTGCGGCATACCATGGACGCTCAGATCGGATTGGCCCAAGGCGACATCGACGTACACTTGCGTGTATTGATGGTGTGGATCAAGGCCGACGGGGAGTGGAAACTCTTCGCCCGACAGGCGGTAAAGGCATAG